From Desulfurobacteriaceae bacterium, one genomic window encodes:
- a CDS encoding metalloregulator ArsR/SmtB family transcription factor, translated as MAKRKENIILDDERIEEGAECLKALASPVRLKILFTLKEKPMCVTDLEQELGISQSSLSQHLRTLRYKGIVAKTRKGNKVYYTISSDAFRELLNILPQIACFRG; from the coding sequence ATGGCTAAGAGGAAGGAAAATATTATCCTTGACGATGAAAGAATTGAAGAGGGAGCAGAATGTTTAAAAGCTCTTGCTTCCCCAGTGAGACTTAAGATACTCTTTACACTTAAAGAAAAACCTATGTGCGTAACAGATCTAGAACAGGAACTGGGAATTTCGCAGTCTTCACTATCTCAACACCTTAGAACACTAAGGTACAAAGGAATCGTTGCAAAAACCAGAAAAGGAAATAAAGTATACTATACTATCTCATCAGATGCTTTTAGAGAACTTTTAAACATTCTTCCTCAGATAGCTTGTTTCAGGGGTTAA